AATTATCCATTGTGCCTCCTGCAGGACGAGTGTCCGAGATGCTGCGCGCTTACTTGCTGTGCTGTTGAATACCGAGATAGACATCACTGACGGTGATGAACTTGGCGATCTGGTCTTCAGAAACCTTGATGCCATAGCGGTCCTGGATAGCGGCCATGATATTCGCTACGTCCGACGATTCTGCTCCGAGGTCCTCGACAATCCGCGAATCGGGCTGCACATCCCCATCGTCCAGTCCCAGCTGATCTGCAATCAAAGTTTTTACGTCGTTCATTGAAGCCATGGTATTCCCCCTAATTGTGACTCAGAATAAGCACTTCCATTACAACGCACCGTTGAGCTGCGCGAGGCGCTCAGGCGCATAGTACGCCAATCGTTTGACATTCATCATGTGGGTGTATGTCACGTTATCGGTTGTGGAGGTGTGGCCAAAGGTACCACAACCGAGTGTCAGAGATGGGATCAGTCCGGTCGTCATGCCCACCACGCCGTGAGCACCGGGCGAGTTAATCAGGATGCGGCTGGCGGGCATTAACATCGCAAAGCGCTGTATAAGAGCCTCGTCGCGGGTGTGGATAATGGCAGTGTGTCCGCGACCGTCGACTTCCAGCAGCTCGCGGCTGACCTTCAACCCTGTATCGAAGTCAGGTACACGGAAGAGGCTTAGGATTGGGGCCATTTTCTCGCGCGAGAAAGGGTTATCGAGATCAACTTCGCCCATAGGCACGACAATCAGTCGAATGGGAAATGGGCGTTCGATGCCAGCCGCAGCGGCCGAGCCGGCTGCCGAGCGGCCGATGACTTCTTCCTTGAAGATCCCGCGTCCCAGGTCCACGGCGGATAATGCAAACTGCACACCCTCGTGGTCGTTCAGGACAGCTGCGCCACTGCGCTCCAGCGCGTCAACCAGGGAGTCGTAAACGCTGTCGAGGACCACCAGATTGTGTTCCGACCCACAGATCAGGCCATGATCGAAGGACTTGCTGGTCACGATGCTTGCCGCGGCATGTTCAATGTCCGCGTCAGCGCAAATCAGGGCAGGAGCATTTCCCGAGCCAACACCGATGGCCGGGTTGCCAGAACTATAAGCGGCTTTCACAACGCTGGGACCGCCGGTCGCCAGGACTAGGCCGACCTTCTTGTGGCTCATGAACGTAACAACCTGCTTGCGCGAATTACGCCCCTTGATCCATTGAACGAGATCCGTCGGCGCGCCGTGTTCGCGCAGGACTCGGTGCACAATTTCCCCCGCCATCGTGCAGGACTCAAGCGCCTTGCGATTTGGACTCAGGATCAGCGCATTGCGGGACTTGATCGAAATCAGGGTTTTGAAGATGAAGGTCGAAGTTGGATTGGTAACGGGGACAAGCCCGAAGATGATGCCGACCGGGCTGGCCATCTCGACAACATTTCGCGTTACATCATGATCCAGAAGGCCGTAACCGCGCCGGCCCATCAGTGAATCAAACACGCCAAGACTGGCGACTTTATTCTTCAGAGTTTTGTCGACCACATTGCCTATTTCAGTCTCAGCAACCGCCGCCTCGGCCAGCGCTTCAGCCTGTTCGGCAAATGCCATAGCCAGGGCACCCAGCAGGGTATCGATGCGCTCTTCCGACCATCCGATGATCTCGCGCTGGGCATCCTCAGCCTTGGTCAACATGGTCTCAACAGCCGCATCGAACTTCGAACCGATCAGGTTATCCAGCCGTTCAGTCGTCGAGCGGAGTTTGAGCGAAGCCGCGCGTCCCAGCGCGCTCACCAGCGAAACGCCGATTTGGGGGAAATCTTTCACCAGGGCATTAAAGCCATCGAAGGAGATCCGCCGTACCACGATATCGCTCTGGGCAATTGCGGTGGCGCTGCGCGGCAGGCGGTCAAGAAGGCTGAGCTCCCCAAGGAACGTCCCGGTCTCAAGGAACGCCAGCACGTTGTCGTGATCGTCGGGATCGCTCCCCTCTTTGTCAGACTCGATACGGACTACACCTTCGTCGATGATGTAGCATCCGTCGGGGGCATCACCGGCGTGGAAGATTTCATTGCCTCGGGAGAAATTGACCGTCTCCACGTATTTCTCAAGCACCATGTTTTCGATAGCGGAGAGCGAGTCCAGCGGTGGTGGAAAATGCATCGAGACCTCTTTAGTTCATCAATCGCTTATCAATGATACGGGAAACAACAACATGCGCAACCGACTTAGGCCCCAACATGTGCCAAATCGCGAATTTCCTCGAATTCAGGCCGAATTCAAGGACTCCGTCGCATACCGCCGCTGCCGGCTGATGCCACACTCTCTGCGGAATTTGAGACTACTTGCGCAGTCGCGGATCTAGCGCGTCCCGGAGGCCATCGCCAATGAAATTAACACAAAGGATCGTCAGCGATATCATGATGCCTGGCCAAATTGCCAGCGCGGGCAGCAGGGTCATGAAGTCCTTGCCGTCGAACAGCAGCCGCCCCCAGGTGGGAAAGTCCGAGGGGAACCCCAGACCCAAGAACGATAGCGCGGATTCTGTGATGATTGCGCTGGCAATACTGAACGTCGCCGCAACAATCACAGGGCTGAGTACGTTTGGCAGAATATGCCTGCGAATAATCCCCAGGTCGGAGGTCCCGACACTGCGTGCCGCAAGGACAAATTCGCGTTCCTTGATGGCAAGTACCTCGCCGCGGACCAGGCGCGCTGTCGTCATCCAGCCCAGCACACCGATGATCGTCACCGTCAGGATGAAGATCCCCAGCTCTGTGCCGAAGGTCTTGCGTAATGGGTCGCGAAAGAGCATGGTGATGACAAGCAGGAGCGGGAGCAGCGGGAGCGACAAGAACAGATCGGTCAGGCGCATAAGCGGCTCATCTAGGCGCCGGTAGTATCCGGACAGTAAGCCCACTAACGATCCGACCGTCATCGCAATAGCCATAGACGTGATGCCGATGGCCAGGGAAATCCGGCCGCCAAACATAACCCGCGCAAGTGTATCGCGCCCGAGATTATCCGTTCCAAAGGGGTGAGCCGGCGACATATCCGAATACGAATCGACAATATTGACTTTGGTCGCATCAATCCGCCAAAGAAACGGGCCAATAAGAATAAGGGCGAGGATCCCCAAAAGGATGACCGTCGCCACCATTGCCATTTTATGTTTGCGGAACTGCCGCCAGACATCGCCCCAAAGCGAGTTGGGGGCTGTGTCCACACGGATGTTGATGGGTTTTGCCGCGGTCGTCATGAATTCACCTATGTGATCTTTCGAAAGATGTGTCTGGCAGTAAAGATCATTCGAGGCGCACGCGTGGATCAAGGAGCGCGTAAAGCACGTCGGCGACAATACTGAAGAGGACGATAAGCACCGCGAAGACAAAGGTCAACGCCTGTACCGTCGGAAGATCGCCGCCCTGTATCGCGAGGATAAGCAGTTGGCCGAGACCGTTGACTCGAAAAATCTGCTCCGTAATGATCGCGCCCTGAAAGATTTGTGGAATGCCAAGCGCTACCAGGGTGACTACTGGGATCAGGCTGTTACGCAGCGCGTGGCGCAGAATGACCGACCGCTCGGAAAGACCCTTTGAGCGCGCCGTCCGCACGTAATCCTGGTTCATGTTTTCGAGCATGGATGAGCGGGTAAAGCGGCTGATCTGGGCGGTGAAAAAGAGGGCCAGGACCATAGTTGGCATAAAGATCTGGCGCATTTGCACCATGAAACTGGCGACATCTGTCACACGGTGCGTCGTGTCATACACTGAAGGGAACCAGTGCAGATTGACGCTGAATATGATGATAAAGAGCAGCCCGGTAAAGAACGTCGGAAGAGAATAGCCCACGATGGCTAGAAACGTCGCGACCTGATCGAAGATAGAATACGGTTTATAGGCGGACAGAACACCGATTGGCACTGCAATCAGCACGGATAACACATAGGCCGTGCCGACCACCCACAGTGTCTGCGGCACGCGTTGAATTATCAAATCGATGATCGGACTGCGGGTCTGCCACGAGATATAGCGCAGGCGGCCTTCAGAGTCACCGATTTTTATGCCGGTGGTGGCCTCAAGAATATTGAGCGGCTCATTGATCAAAAATTGATTCAGCCACTTCACGTACTTGACCAGGAACGGATCGTCCGCGCCCAGAGACTCGCGGATTTTCTGGCGCACTTCGGCTGGGATGGTGAGCGGGAGGTTGCCGACCGGATCCGTCGGTGAAAGATCAAGGATGGCAAAGACGACGAAGCTGATCGCAAACAGCGTCGGGATCGCAATCAGAAGGCGGCGCAGGATGAATTTCGACACGTGTGTTCCTTAAAAAATCAAAAGGGGCTTTGTAGTCTTTGTAAGTACCGGGGCGAGGAGCCCCGCCCCGGTACAGCTAATCTAATCTTCCAGCGGTAGAGAATTACATGCCGCCGCGCGTCCAGTCAGCTGCGTTCCACAGTTCAGAGTCCCAGCTGTTCATCAGGACACCTTCGAGCGAGTTGCTATGAGCCGAGACATCGCCGCGGTGCACCAGCGCAATGATGGCCCCACTCTGAACGATCATATCGTTCATGGCGATCGCCAGCGCTGCACGTTCCTCGAGAACCGCTGTCTGCGACATCTGCATGACCAGGTTGTCGTATTCCGGGTTGCAGAAGCGCGAGATGTTGTTGCCCAACCAGCCATTGTCCGGGGACGGCATTTCGCCGCAAATCCAGTCAGACATGTAGCCTTCGGGGTCAGTGCCGCTGAAGTTGTTGGTGAACATCTGGACGTCGGCATAGAACTTGCCGTAGGTGTCCGGGCTGGCAAGATCGTTGCCGAAGTACACGCCGGCATCGGTGTTCTTAAGTTCGGCTTCAACACCGATCTGTGCCCACCAATCCTTCACCAGCGCCTGCGTCGCCTGACGGACGGCATTGGTCGAGGTTGCGTACAGCACGCGCAGTGGGACACCGTTGTATTCACGGACGCCGTCGCCATCGGTATCGAGAATGCCGGCTTCGTCAAGCATCGCGTTTGCCGCTGCGATGTCCTGAACGAGGCAGTCTTCGTTGTTGGGCGAGGCATAGGCTGCCGGGGCGGGGAGCAGATTGCAGGTCGGCTGGCCAGCAGCGCCGTACAATTGCGTTGCGAGCAGACCGCGGTCAATCGCCTTCGACATCGCCTGCCAGATGACCGGGTTGGTCAGGAACGGGTGGGCATTCGTACCATCCTCAACAAAGACCGACCGAAGATCGCCGAGGTCGGGATCAGGATTGGTCTGGTTGACATGAATACGCTCGACACTGGTGCCGTAGGACGAGACCACAACACCCTGCCCCGCCGCCGCCATCCCAGCGAGAATCTGCGGCAGAACCTGCAGGTTCCACGCATAGTCGAACTCGCCGGTTTCGAGGACTGCACGGGCAGCCGATTCCGCGTCACCGCCGCCCTTGAAGACGACGCGCTGGAAGTAAGGCTTGCCAGGTTCGCGGTAGTTCGGGTTGGCGACGAAGGTCACAACATCGTTGGGCAGGAACGACTCAACGACGAACGGACCGGTACCGACCGGAGCGAAGTTCTGGTCGACACAGCTCTGGGCGGCAGCACCAATGCACGCCTCAAACTGGGCCTTCTGAATGACCGGGGCTTCCGCGCCGACAAACGGACCATACGGGAACGGCTTGGCAACGCCGAAGGTCACCTTAACCGTACGCGCATCGACGGCTTCGACCGAAACAACGTCGGTGTAGCTTGAAAGTGCGTTACAGCCGCCTTCCGGATGGACGCAGTATTCCCATGTGAAGACCACATCGTCCGCAGTGAACGGCGTACCGTCAGACCACAGCAATCCCTCTTTCAGGGTCCAGGTGATACTGGTGAGATCTTCCGACACGCCGCCGTTGGCAACGGTTGGAATCTCATCGACCAGCCACGGTACCATTTCACCGAGCTCGTTATAACGGGCCAGCGGCTCCGTGACTAGTGAAGCCGCTTCGATGTCCTTCGTGCCACCAGACAGATAGGCGTTGAGGGTCGAAACAGCCTGCCAATACAGAATGTTGAGGGTGTCGCCTTCCTGCGCGACGACGTTAAACCCGACGGTGCCCATTGCCATCGCGAGGATGAGCAGCAGGCTTGCGACTCGTAAGCTTGATTTCCGCATGGATCAATAACCTTTCACTTAGATTTTCACTTTAGACGTGGTGCGAGAATAGTATAGAGTCGCATAAAACAAGTTACAACAAACTCAGAATCATGTGCAGCCGGGTCCAGGCACATGAACCCGGCTCTTTGTATTGGATAGCTGTTAGATTTCTCAGGCAAACCGGCCCACACCCGATGCGACAATCGTACTGATGAGTGCGGTTGGGCAAATTCATCCATTTGTTTGGAACCCACGGATCACGGCATCAAAGTAGTAGCTCTCGGCTCAGTTTCGGGTCCGTCGGGACGGTGCTGGCAGTACCGTATCCCTTCAGAACGCGTATAATTATGTGCAGTGCTGCGGATGGATTTTGCGTCTGATGTGCTTGAGCCAGATGCTGCAGCCTGCCTTGAAAGTACGAGGCTTTAACAGCGTTGGGTGTGCACGCCTTGTTTTGTCTTACCGTTACATGACTTGACCCCCGTGTCGCTCGGGCCATTCCCCGCAGGCAGTGCCTCACCGAGGATCAATCGAAACCGGGTTCGTTATATTTTGGAGCAGCTGCTACTCCCCGTCTCAGTGATAGTACTTGGTTTGTTTCCTTTGGCTGTTTTTCGTGGCAGCATGCGTTTGTTTAGTGAAGGCAGCGTTATCACCACAGGACCGACAAGCAACTCGCGACGATGTAAGCGAACTCAAGGACGGAACATGGAACACAAACCCGCTATTGCCTCAACTTCCCCAACTGTTGAGAGTCTGATCAACCAGATGACTCTCGAAGAAAAAGTCGGCCAGATGACCCAGGTCGAGAAGAATAGTCTGACTCCCAACGACGTGACGACCTATTTCATCGGGTCGGTATTGAGCGGTGGAGGCGGCGTCCCGAACCCGAACACCCCGGAGAAATGGGTGCAGATGGTCCGCAGCTTCCAGGACGCCGCACTGGCGACCAGACTGGCGATTCCACTGGTGTATGGCGTCGATGCAGTACATGGACATAACAATGTCAAGGATGCGGTCATTTTCCCGCATAATAATGCGCTTGGCTGCACGCGTGACCCGGAACTCGTACGAGAAATCGCCCGGATCACCGCAAGTGAACTCCTCGCCACCGGCGTACACTGGGACTTTGCCCCGGCAGTATCGGTGCCGCAGGATATTCGCTGGGGACGGTCTTACGAGGGATTCAGCGAAGATACCGGCATCGTCACCGAATTGGCGACCGCCTATATCAACGGCCTGCAGGACAGTGGAAACCGCGTCCTCGGATCTGTAAAGCACTTTTTGGGAGACGGCGGAACCCGGTGGGGGACAACACGAACCTATGATTGGCTTGCGGGCAATTTCCAGGCTCCAGGAGACAGCTTCAAGATCGATCAGGGCGATAATCAGGACAGTGAGGCCGACCTTCGCCGCGTTCACCTGGCTCCCTATCGTGCGGCGATCGACGCCGGCGCGATCAATATCATGGTCTCCTTCTCCAGTTGGCAGGGCTTGAAGATGCACGCCCACAAGTACCTCCTGACCGACGTACTCAAGGGCGAGATGGGCTTCCAGGGGTTTCTCGTCTCCGACTGGATGGCCGTGCACCAGCTTGACCGCGACTTCTATACCGCTGTTGTTAGCGCGATCAACGCTGGGGTCGATATGGTTATGGTCCCATTTGACTTCAAATCGTTCATCACCACCCTGATGCTGGCCGTCCACAACGGCGACGTTTCGATGGCGCGCATCGACGATGCGGTACGTCGCATCCTGCAGGCTAAGGTCTGGATGGGCATGTTTGAAAACCCCTTCGGACTTCCGGAAACGGTCAGTTCGGTCGGTTCAGAGGCACATCGTGAAGTGGCCCGCAAGTCCGTCCACAAGTCCGTGGTTTTATTAAGGAATGAGTTGGGAGCGCTCCCACTTCATAAGGGCGCGCGCATTCTGGTGGGGGGGCGCGGCGCGGATAACATCGGCATGCAATGCGGTGGCTGGACCATAGACTGGCAGGGCTCACACGGCGCAATTACCCGTGGCAAATCGATTGTGACCGGAATGCGCGAACTAGTCGATGATCCATCCCAGATCGCGCACAGCGTGGACGGGACGTTTGCAGGCGGCATGAAGATTGAGATTGGAGTGGCCGTCGTGGGCGAAACACCCTATGCCGAGGGACTTGGCGACAACGGATCACTGACCCTTCCCCAGGAAGATATCGACCTGATCGACCGCATGCGCCAGCAGTGCGAAAAACTCGTCGTCATTTTGCTTTCGGGGCGCCCGCTCATCGTCAGCGACATCATCGAGAAAGCCGACGCATTTGTCGCCGCATGGCAGCCAGGCAGCGAGGCGATCGGCGTGGCCGATCTGTTATTCGGCGATGTGCCATTCAGCGGCAAGCTCTCTTTCTCGTGGCCGCGCAGCATCGAACAGGTTCCGCTGTCAGCGCTCAAACAGCACCCGGACGGGCCACTATTCCCGCTTGGTTTCGGTCTCACATAGGCGCATACAGGCCGGCCTGTTCAGGTTAACAACGTCACGAGAGATGTACAGGCAATCCCTATTGCCATTGCGCGGGGGTTGCCTGTGAAAATCGCTTGGTGAAATGTACTTTCGGGACTTTTTGAGAGGAGTGTTGAACTGTGAAATTCAGACAAAGAGTTACGGCGCTATTCAGCCTGATTTTTCTCATTGGGCTGCTTGTCCCTGCGGCTGCCCAGACCGAGCCATATAGAGACCCCTCGCTGCCGGTAGAAGCGCGTGTAGACGATCTGCTGGCGCGCATGACGCTCGAAGAGAAGATCGGCCAGATGACCTTGATTGAGAAGGGCAGCCTCCCGACCGACGATGTCGCAGCATTGTTCCTGGGTGGCGTGTTGAGCGGCGGCGGCGGCTATCCGACTGGAAACAATACACCGGCAGGCTGGGCCGAAATGGTCGACGGGTATCAGCAGAGTGCGCTGTCTACCCGACTTGCGATCCCCATGATCTACGGGGTCGATGCGGTACATGGTCACAATAACCTGCGCGGCGCGGTCATATTCCCTCATCAGATCGGCCTCGGCGCGTCACGCAACCCGGACATCGTCCGCCAGGTCGCAGAAGTTACCGCGCGAGAGATGATCGCGACGGGAATCTACTGGAATTATGCACCGGTTCTGGCCCCTGTTCAGGATATTCGCTGGGGCCGAACCTATGAGGGCTACAGTGAAAACACCAGCATTGTGACCGAACTTGGCGTTGCTTATATCGAAGGGCTGCAAGGTGGCGGTTTGGGTACCCCGGGTAGTGTCTTGGCTACCGCAAAACACTATATTGGCGATGGTGCCACGACCTGGGGCACTTCCCCGTTCGGGCCGAATAACAACGACCGTGGCGTCACTGAAATGAGCGAGGATGAACTGCGCACGGTTCTGCTGCCGCCCTATA
Above is a window of Candidatus Flexicrinis proximus DNA encoding:
- a CDS encoding acyl carrier protein, which gives rise to MASMNDVKTLIADQLGLDDGDVQPDSRIVEDLGAESSDVANIMAAIQDRYGIKVSEDQIAKFITVSDVYLGIQQHSK
- a CDS encoding aldehyde dehydrogenase family protein encodes the protein MHFPPPLDSLSAIENMVLEKYVETVNFSRGNEIFHAGDAPDGCYIIDEGVVRIESDKEGSDPDDHDNVLAFLETGTFLGELSLLDRLPRSATAIAQSDIVVRRISFDGFNALVKDFPQIGVSLVSALGRAASLKLRSTTERLDNLIGSKFDAAVETMLTKAEDAQREIIGWSEERIDTLLGALAMAFAEQAEALAEAAVAETEIGNVVDKTLKNKVASLGVFDSLMGRRGYGLLDHDVTRNVVEMASPVGIIFGLVPVTNPTSTFIFKTLISIKSRNALILSPNRKALESCTMAGEIVHRVLREHGAPTDLVQWIKGRNSRKQVVTFMSHKKVGLVLATGGPSVVKAAYSSGNPAIGVGSGNAPALICADADIEHAAASIVTSKSFDHGLICGSEHNLVVLDSVYDSLVDALERSGAAVLNDHEGVQFALSAVDLGRGIFKEEVIGRSAAGSAAAAGIERPFPIRLIVVPMGEVDLDNPFSREKMAPILSLFRVPDFDTGLKVSRELLEVDGRGHTAIIHTRDEALIQRFAMLMPASRILINSPGAHGVVGMTTGLIPSLTLGCGTFGHTSTTDNVTYTHMMNVKRLAYYAPERLAQLNGAL
- a CDS encoding ABC transporter permease is translated as MTTAAKPINIRVDTAPNSLWGDVWRQFRKHKMAMVATVILLGILALILIGPFLWRIDATKVNIVDSYSDMSPAHPFGTDNLGRDTLARVMFGGRISLAIGITSMAIAMTVGSLVGLLSGYYRRLDEPLMRLTDLFLSLPLLPLLLVITMLFRDPLRKTFGTELGIFILTVTIIGVLGWMTTARLVRGEVLAIKEREFVLAARSVGTSDLGIIRRHILPNVLSPVIVAATFSIASAIITESALSFLGLGFPSDFPTWGRLLFDGKDFMTLLPALAIWPGIMISLTILCVNFIGDGLRDALDPRLRK
- a CDS encoding ABC transporter permease; the protein is MSKFILRRLLIAIPTLFAISFVVFAILDLSPTDPVGNLPLTIPAEVRQKIRESLGADDPFLVKYVKWLNQFLINEPLNILEATTGIKIGDSEGRLRYISWQTRSPIIDLIIQRVPQTLWVVGTAYVLSVLIAVPIGVLSAYKPYSIFDQVATFLAIVGYSLPTFFTGLLFIIIFSVNLHWFPSVYDTTHRVTDVASFMVQMRQIFMPTMVLALFFTAQISRFTRSSMLENMNQDYVRTARSKGLSERSVILRHALRNSLIPVVTLVALGIPQIFQGAIITEQIFRVNGLGQLLILAIQGGDLPTVQALTFVFAVLIVLFSIVADVLYALLDPRVRLE
- a CDS encoding peptide ABC transporter substrate-binding protein; this encodes MRKSSLRVASLLLILAMAMGTVGFNVVAQEGDTLNILYWQAVSTLNAYLSGGTKDIEAASLVTEPLARYNELGEMVPWLVDEIPTVANGGVSEDLTSITWTLKEGLLWSDGTPFTADDVVFTWEYCVHPEGGCNALSSYTDVVSVEAVDARTVKVTFGVAKPFPYGPFVGAEAPVIQKAQFEACIGAAAQSCVDQNFAPVGTGPFVVESFLPNDVVTFVANPNYREPGKPYFQRVVFKGGGDAESAARAVLETGEFDYAWNLQVLPQILAGMAAAGQGVVVSSYGTSVERIHVNQTNPDPDLGDLRSVFVEDGTNAHPFLTNPVIWQAMSKAIDRGLLATQLYGAAGQPTCNLLPAPAAYASPNNEDCLVQDIAAANAMLDEAGILDTDGDGVREYNGVPLRVLYATSTNAVRQATQALVKDWWAQIGVEAELKNTDAGVYFGNDLASPDTYGKFYADVQMFTNNFSGTDPEGYMSDWICGEMPSPDNGWLGNNISRFCNPEYDNLVMQMSQTAVLEERAALAIAMNDMIVQSGAIIALVHRGDVSAHSNSLEGVLMNSWDSELWNAADWTRGGM
- a CDS encoding glycoside hydrolase family 3 C-terminal domain-containing protein — its product is MEHKPAIASTSPTVESLINQMTLEEKVGQMTQVEKNSLTPNDVTTYFIGSVLSGGGGVPNPNTPEKWVQMVRSFQDAALATRLAIPLVYGVDAVHGHNNVKDAVIFPHNNALGCTRDPELVREIARITASELLATGVHWDFAPAVSVPQDIRWGRSYEGFSEDTGIVTELATAYINGLQDSGNRVLGSVKHFLGDGGTRWGTTRTYDWLAGNFQAPGDSFKIDQGDNQDSEADLRRVHLAPYRAAIDAGAINIMVSFSSWQGLKMHAHKYLLTDVLKGEMGFQGFLVSDWMAVHQLDRDFYTAVVSAINAGVDMVMVPFDFKSFITTLMLAVHNGDVSMARIDDAVRRILQAKVWMGMFENPFGLPETVSSVGSEAHREVARKSVHKSVVLLRNELGALPLHKGARILVGGRGADNIGMQCGGWTIDWQGSHGAITRGKSIVTGMRELVDDPSQIAHSVDGTFAGGMKIEIGVAVVGETPYAEGLGDNGSLTLPQEDIDLIDRMRQQCEKLVVILLSGRPLIVSDIIEKADAFVAAWQPGSEAIGVADLLFGDVPFSGKLSFSWPRSIEQVPLSALKQHPDGPLFPLGFGLT